TTCATCGCTATGGCTCATAACGGTGATATTGTAAATTCAGGTTCCTTAAGAGAGGAATTGATTAAGAAAGGTTATGAATTCAAATCTGACACTGATTCTGAAGTTGTTTGTTACTTGATTAAGGAAGAGGCTAAGACTGAAAAGGATTTCCTTAAGGTAATCGATACAGTTTCTCAAAAATTAATAGGTTCATATTCCTTGGTTATTCTAATCAATGATGAATTGTATGTTTTAAGAGATCCTATGGCTATGAAACCTTTAGTCTTAGGCGAAACAGATGACCATTTTGTAGTTGCATCTGAAACTGTTGCTTTTGATGTGATTGATGCAAGGCTTATCCGTGACTTGGAACCAGGTGAATTGATTTACTTCAAGGACAATAAGGTCAACTCCTATATCTTGCCATCTGCAAAAGGTTCCAAAAAGGCACATTGCATGTTCGAATATGTTTACTTTGCCCGTCCTGATAGCGTAATAGATGAGAGAAGCGTTTACAATACAAGACTTAGAATCGGTGAAGCATTGTATAAGGAATACCCTATTGATGCAGATTTGGTATTGCCTGTTCCGGATTCATCAATCCCTGCAGCTATTGGTTATGCAAGGGCTTCAGGCATTCCATACGGTGAAGGTTTAATCAAAAACAGGTATGTTGGAAGAACTTTCATTATGCCAACACAAGAAGAGCGTGAAATTGCTGTAAGACTTAAATTAAACCCATTAAGACATGAACTTGAAGGAAAAAGTGTTGTTGTAATCGATGACAGTATCGTTAGAGGTACAACTTCCGAGTCCTTAGTAAGAATCCTTAAGGCAGCAGGCGCTAAGGAGGTCCATATGTTGATTGGATGTCCTCCTGTAATTGCACCATGTTTCTACGGTGTTGCTCTTGCTACTAAAGAGGAATTGATTGCAGCTAATTTGGAAATCGATGATATCAGAAAACAGTTAGGTGCAGAAACTTTAGGTTATATCAGCATT
The sequence above is a segment of the uncultured Methanobrevibacter sp. genome. Coding sequences within it:
- the purF gene encoding amidophosphoribosyltransferase, which produces MKDKCGIVGIHSKDNLKDVSHLIYYGLYALQHRGQESAGIATHNINYGLNFYCGMGLVTDVFNNALIKSLAGNVGIGHVRYSTTGQSKIENSQPFFTELDDGFIAMAHNGDIVNSGSLREELIKKGYEFKSDTDSEVVCYLIKEEAKTEKDFLKVIDTVSQKLIGSYSLVILINDELYVLRDPMAMKPLVLGETDDHFVVASETVAFDVIDARLIRDLEPGELIYFKDNKVNSYILPSAKGSKKAHCMFEYVYFARPDSVIDERSVYNTRLRIGEALYKEYPIDADLVLPVPDSSIPAAIGYARASGIPYGEGLIKNRYVGRTFIMPTQEEREIAVRLKLNPLRHELEGKSVVVIDDSIVRGTTSESLVRILKAAGAKEVHMLIGCPPVIAPCFYGVALATKEELIAANLEIDDIRKQLGAETLGYISIESLIEAIGIDGDNLCLGCINEDYPTEIPEDLEAESYYDYYQPLMDAAEEDE